TGAAACTCTTGTTTGCAGCATTCATGCCATGTTTTAGACACCAacggaaagaagaaagaaattcacCTGAACATCAAGAACAAGGGGAAGGATTGGACCTTGGTCAGTTTGTCAAGGGTGTTTCTTGATGTGGATTAATCGAAAAGCTTAATCATTCATTTGTAACAAGAATATTTCCTCTCCAGTCTCTTGTCAACATGCCATGATTAAATGTCCAAATCAATCACCAACATTCCTAACATTTGAATGCCATCAACAACAAAAATTCcaaacatttgaagcaaccAATAATTGACACTTCACCCCCATCATCATATTTTGATTCTAAAGCAATAACATCAATTCCCACAACACATTGACAAAAGAGTTCAAACCAATCAATGTCTTATGAAGACCCTAaaccataaaccctaaacccaataGTTAAAAAGCTTCCAActttttttggtcaataacAAAAGCTAATTCAGATGAACCTTTATCACATAACCGGCAGCTGAAACGACCACGTTTTCGACTCTGCCGCGCCACTCTGCTCTGTGAAAGAAAAACCCACCCTAAAACCCAGAAGGGTTTTGACCGTGATGAAAATATTCAAAGCCTCAAAACCATTGACCTTCAACTACAGTCAGCCACCTTCAACCCTTTTACCCCACTTCAAAAACGAACTCTTTGGCAATGACTACATAACCTCCTTGTGTAGACAGAAGCTTTACAGAGAAGCCCTTCAAGCATTTGACTTTCTAGACAAGAACACCAATTTCAAAGTGTTTCCCAGCACTTATGCTAATTTGGTTTCCGCTTGCTCATTTTTAAGGTCTATAGAACATGGTAGGAGAATCCATCATCATATTTTGGGGTCCAATTGTGAGCAAGACGTTGTTCTTCAGAATCACATTCTTAACATGTATGGGAAATGTGGGTCGTTTTGGGATGCAGGGAAGGTATTTGATGAAATGCCTGAGAGAAATGTGGTGTCTTGGACTTCACTGATTGCTGGATATTCACAGAATAGGCAAGAGGTTAAAGCAGTTGAGTTGTATTTCCAAATGCTTCGATCGGGTTGTAAGCCTGATCAGTTTACTTTCGGAAGCATAGTGAAAGCGTGCTCGGGTTTGGGGAATGTGTGGTTGGGGAGACAACTCCATGCCCATGTTGTGAAATCAGAAACTGGTTCACACCCTATTGCACAAAATGCGCTTACTTCAATGTACACAAAGTTTGGTCTGATTGCAGATGCATTTGATGTGTTCACGCGTGTTGCGATGAAGGATTTGATTTCTTGGGGTTCAATCATTGCAGGGTTTTCGCAACTTGGTTATGAGAAAGAAGCTTTGGCTCATTTTAAGGAAATGCTGTGTCAGGGTGCTCACACGCCGAATGAGTTTATATTTGGAAGTGCTTTTAGTGCGTGTAGCGGTCTTGTTCAACCGGAATATGGAAGGCAGATACATGGGATGTGCATAAAGTTTGGTTTAGGGAGAGACAATTTTGCTGGATGCTCCCTTTGTGACATGTATGCAAAGTGTGGACATTTAGAGTCTGCAAGAACTGTATTTTGTCACATAGACCGACCTGATTTGGTGTCCTGGAATGCAATGATCTCGGGGTGTTCTAGTGTTGGAGATGCCAATGAAGCGGTATCGTTCTTTTCTAGGATGCAGCATATGAGACTAATCCCCGATGAAGTTAGTGTTCTCTCTGTACTTTCTGCTTGCACGAGCTCTCCAACACTTTCTCAGGGTAGACAGGTTCACTCCTACATTATCAAGGCAGCTTTTGATTTCACTGTCGCTGTGTGTAATGCTTTGCTAACAATGTATGCAAAGTGTTCAAATCTCGATGATGCATTTGTTGTGTTTGAAAATATGAGAAATCATACTGATTCTGTTTCTTGGAATGCCATTATTACAGCGTGCATGCAGCACAACCAAGCTGGAGAAGTTTTCAGATTATTGAAGCTAATGCTTAGTTCTGAAATTAGGCCTGATTATATTACTTTAAGTAATGTAATTGGAGCATGTGCAGATATAGCATCTCTGGAAGTTGGGAATCAAATTCATTGCTTTACTGTGAAAAGTGGGTTTGTACTTGGTGTTACTGTCAGCAATGGATTGGTTGACATGTATACAAAGTGTGGATCGCTTGAAAGTGCCAGAAAGCTCTTTAGTTTGATGGAGAATCCAGATGTTGTGTCATGGAGTAGTTTGATTATGGGTTATGCTCAGTTCGGATGTGGAGAGGAAGCTCTTGAGCTGTTTAAAACAATGAAAGCATTGGGTGTAAAACCAAATGAAGTTACAATGGTGGGGGTCCTTACAGCTTGCAGTCATATTGGACTGGTTGAAGAAGGGCGGCAATTGTATAAAACCATGGAATCTGAACATGGTATTGTGCCGACAAGAGAGCATTGTTCTTGTATGGTTGACTTACTTGCTCGTGCCGGATGCTTACATGAAGCGGAGGAGTTCATCAAGAAAATGACATTTGAACCCGACATTGTGGTGTGGAAGACTCTACTAGCTGCCTGCAAAACCTGTGGGAACACTGAAATAGGAAAACAGGCAGCAGAGAATGTACTAAAACTAGATCCTTCCAATTCTGCTGCACTTGTGTTACTTTGCAACATCAATGCTTCTTCTGGCAGATGGGATGAAGTTGCCAGGTTGAGGAATATGATGCGAGAAAGTGGCGTAAAGAAAGTTCCAGGTCAGAGCTGGATTGAAGTCAAGGATAGGATCCATGTATTTTTAGTTGAAGATAGTTCGCACCCTGAGAGGGGTCGAATATATGCAATGCTAGAGGAGTTGTGGTTGCAGATGTTGGATGATGGTTGTGATCCACTTCAGCCATAAGCTTGAGTGCCAGAGCTGAAGTTATATCTGGCTGTTCAGAAACAAAGGAAGACAAAGCCAGGTCTGTTGCATCAGAGTAAGGAAAGAACATATCTTCTTCAAGGACTTTGCAGAAGCCCCAAGAATGATCACAAATCAAGAAGATACAGAAAGGTTGCGCCTGGTTTTTGACCCAATGAAGAAGGGTTCGACTCGAATTATTGCCATGAATACGAGGGTAAACTGGTAAAGTGCTCACTGAAGTTATGAAGTATGAAGGCCTG
Above is a genomic segment from Rosa chinensis cultivar Old Blush chromosome 3, RchiOBHm-V2, whole genome shotgun sequence containing:
- the LOC112192614 gene encoding pentatricopeptide repeat-containing protein At3g53360, mitochondrial encodes the protein MKIFKASKPLTFNYSQPPSTLLPHFKNELFGNDYITSLCRQKLYREALQAFDFLDKNTNFKVFPSTYANLVSACSFLRSIEHGRRIHHHILGSNCEQDVVLQNHILNMYGKCGSFWDAGKVFDEMPERNVVSWTSLIAGYSQNRQEVKAVELYFQMLRSGCKPDQFTFGSIVKACSGLGNVWLGRQLHAHVVKSETGSHPIAQNALTSMYTKFGLIADAFDVFTRVAMKDLISWGSIIAGFSQLGYEKEALAHFKEMLCQGAHTPNEFIFGSAFSACSGLVQPEYGRQIHGMCIKFGLGRDNFAGCSLCDMYAKCGHLESARTVFCHIDRPDLVSWNAMISGCSSVGDANEAVSFFSRMQHMRLIPDEVSVLSVLSACTSSPTLSQGRQVHSYIIKAAFDFTVAVCNALLTMYAKCSNLDDAFVVFENMRNHTDSVSWNAIITACMQHNQAGEVFRLLKLMLSSEIRPDYITLSNVIGACADIASLEVGNQIHCFTVKSGFVLGVTVSNGLVDMYTKCGSLESARKLFSLMENPDVVSWSSLIMGYAQFGCGEEALELFKTMKALGVKPNEVTMVGVLTACSHIGLVEEGRQLYKTMESEHGIVPTREHCSCMVDLLARAGCLHEAEEFIKKMTFEPDIVVWKTLLAACKTCGNTEIGKQAAENVLKLDPSNSAALVLLCNINASSGRWDEVARLRNMMRESGVKKVPGQSWIEVKDRIHVFLVEDSSHPERGRIYAMLEELWLQMLDDGCDPLQP